One Desulfovibrio sp. Fe33 DNA segment encodes these proteins:
- the uvrB gene encoding excinuclease ABC subunit UvrB — protein MPDFELVSEYTLKGDQPQAVTELISGLNAGVRDQVLLGATGTGKTFTMANVIAQLNRPALILAPNKTLAAQLYTEFRSLFPHNAVEYFVSYYDYYQPEAYMPHSDVYIEKDSSINDDIDKMRHSATHALLTRRDVLLVASVSCIYGLGSPDFYAKMVVPVEEGQTMAMEYLLERLVEIHYERNDYDFHRSSFRVRGDVVEIIPAYSREKALRIEFFGDEIDSISETDPLTGEVKDRLRKTVIYPGSHFVSDRDNVDRAINDIRDELQSRLAFLKRGNKLVEAQRLEQRTMYDLETIEELGYCNGIENYSRHLDGRVEGQPPATLLDYFPDDFILFVDESHIALPQVGGMYRGDRSRKTTLVDFGFRLPSALDNRPLNYEEFRERIHQAVYVSATPGPLELDLAQGVVVEQIIRPTGLLDPQLEVRKTQGQIDDLLSECKKRQARDERVLVTTLTKRMAEDLNDYLNQMGVQSRYLHSDIDTLERMAIIQALRSGEFFVLVGINLLREGLDIPEVSLVAILDGDKEGFLRSTRSLIQTFGRAARNSEGRVILYADKVTDSMAEAMAETERRRARQDEYNQEHGITPTTIRKKVENLFGELSGGGDRSGAVAMAAENGVDYGADPKSLNKTVKRLEREMREAAKELEFERAAELRDRIARIRERMLELG, from the coding sequence ATGCCGGATTTCGAACTCGTCAGCGAATATACTCTCAAGGGCGATCAGCCCCAGGCCGTTACCGAACTCATTTCGGGACTGAACGCCGGTGTGCGCGATCAGGTGCTGCTCGGAGCGACAGGCACCGGCAAGACCTTCACCATGGCCAACGTGATAGCCCAGCTCAACCGTCCGGCCCTGATCCTGGCCCCCAACAAGACCCTTGCGGCTCAGCTCTACACCGAGTTCCGGTCTTTGTTCCCGCATAATGCCGTCGAATACTTCGTCAGTTATTACGACTACTACCAGCCCGAAGCCTACATGCCGCACTCGGATGTCTACATCGAGAAGGATTCGTCCATCAACGATGACATCGACAAGATGCGCCATTCGGCCACCCATGCGCTTTTGACGCGCCGGGACGTGCTCCTGGTGGCCTCGGTGTCGTGCATCTACGGGTTGGGGTCGCCCGACTTCTACGCCAAGATGGTCGTTCCCGTGGAGGAAGGCCAGACCATGGCCATGGAGTACCTGCTGGAGCGGCTGGTGGAGATTCACTACGAGCGCAACGATTACGACTTCCACCGCAGCAGCTTCCGGGTGCGCGGCGACGTGGTCGAGATCATTCCCGCCTATAGCCGGGAAAAGGCGTTGCGCATCGAATTCTTCGGCGACGAGATCGATTCCATCTCCGAGACCGATCCGCTCACTGGCGAAGTCAAGGACCGGTTGCGCAAGACCGTCATATACCCCGGTTCCCACTTCGTGTCCGACCGCGACAACGTGGACCGCGCCATCAACGACATCCGTGACGAGTTGCAGTCCCGGCTGGCCTTTCTCAAGCGCGGCAACAAGCTGGTGGAGGCCCAGCGCCTGGAGCAGCGGACCATGTACGACCTGGAGACCATCGAGGAGCTCGGTTACTGCAACGGCATTGAGAATTACTCGCGCCATCTGGACGGCCGCGTCGAGGGCCAGCCGCCCGCGACCCTGCTCGACTATTTCCCGGATGACTTCATCCTGTTCGTGGACGAGTCCCATATAGCCCTGCCGCAGGTGGGGGGCATGTATCGGGGAGACCGTTCGCGCAAGACCACGCTCGTGGATTTCGGCTTTCGCCTGCCGTCCGCCCTCGACAACCGGCCGCTGAATTACGAAGAGTTCCGGGAGCGCATCCATCAGGCCGTCTACGTTTCGGCCACTCCGGGCCCGCTTGAGCTGGACCTGGCTCAGGGCGTGGTGGTGGAGCAGATCATCCGGCCCACCGGGCTGCTTGATCCCCAGTTGGAGGTCAGGAAGACGCAGGGACAGATTGACGATTTGCTGTCTGAGTGCAAAAAAAGGCAAGCGAGGGACGAGCGCGTCCTGGTGACGACGCTGACCAAGCGCATGGCCGAGGACCTGAACGATTATCTGAATCAGATGGGCGTCCAGTCCCGGTATCTGCATTCGGACATCGACACGCTGGAACGCATGGCCATCATCCAGGCGCTCCGCTCGGGCGAGTTCTTCGTGCTGGTGGGCATCAACCTTCTGCGCGAGGGGCTGGACATTCCCGAAGTGTCCCTGGTGGCTATTCTGGACGGTGACAAGGAGGGGTTTCTGCGTTCCACGCGCTCGCTCATCCAGACCTTCGGGCGGGCCGCCCGAAACTCGGAAGGGCGGGTCATCCTGTACGCGGACAAAGTCACCGATTCCATGGCCGAGGCCATGGCGGAGACCGAGCGCAGACGGGCCAGGCAGGACGAGTACAACCAGGAGCACGGCATCACGCCGACCACCATCCGCAAGAAGGTGGAGAACCTCTTCGGCGAACTTTCCGGCGGCGGCGACCGAAGCGGCGCCGTGGCCATGGCGGCCGAGAACGGAGTGGACTACGGGGCGGACCCGAAGAGTCTGAACAAGACCGTCAAGCGGCTTGAGCGTGAAATGCGCGAGGCCGCCAAGGAACTGGAGTTTGAACGGGCTGCGGAACTCAGGGACCGCATCGCCCGGATTCGCGAGCGCATGTTGGAATTGGGGTAA
- the clpS gene encoding ATP-dependent Clp protease adapter ClpS, whose translation MSDPFTGDRFDSELLGQRQVKEPKKYKVLLHNDDYTTMDFVVEILVRIFHRTEAQATAIMLSVHNQGYGICGVYTAEVAETKVDLVHRLAKSAGFPLKCSMEGE comes from the coding sequence ATGAGTGACCCTTTTACCGGGGACCGGTTCGATTCGGAGCTTCTTGGTCAACGCCAAGTCAAGGAGCCGAAAAAGTACAAGGTCCTGCTGCATAACGATGATTACACGACCATGGATTTCGTGGTCGAGATATTGGTGCGCATCTTTCACCGGACAGAGGCGCAGGCGACGGCCATCATGCTTTCCGTGCACAACCAGGGGTACGGAATATGCGGCGTCTATACCGCCGAGGTAGCCGAAACCAAGGTGGACCTGGTGCACCGGCTGGCCAAAAGCGCGGGTTTTCCGCTCAAGTGCAGCATGGAAGGTGAATAG
- the aat gene encoding leucyl/phenylalanyl-tRNA--protein transferase has product MTIYRLFDEPVFPDPEEAEPDGLLAVGGDLSPERLLTAYANGIFPWYSEDSPILWWSTNPRLALLPEELHVPRSLRRTINKGTFSFTLDTRFETVIRRCACCPRPGQEGTWIVEEMIDAYILLHRLGYAHSVEAWQGDELVGGLYGVSLGAIFFGESMFYSVPDASKAAFAVFVEQLRKWRFTLIDCQQTTKHLLRFGARELQRFRFLAKLREGMDVPTREGAWHFDGRE; this is encoded by the coding sequence ATGACCATCTACCGCCTGTTCGACGAACCCGTCTTTCCCGACCCGGAAGAGGCCGAGCCTGACGGGCTGCTCGCCGTGGGCGGCGATCTTTCCCCTGAACGGCTGCTCACAGCCTACGCAAACGGTATTTTCCCCTGGTACTCCGAGGACTCCCCCATCCTTTGGTGGTCCACCAACCCGCGGCTGGCGCTCCTTCCGGAGGAGCTTCACGTGCCGCGCAGTCTGCGCCGGACAATCAACAAGGGGACGTTTTCCTTTACCCTGGACACCCGTTTCGAGACGGTTATCCGGCGGTGCGCCTGTTGCCCCAGGCCGGGACAGGAGGGCACCTGGATCGTGGAAGAGATGATCGACGCCTATATCCTCCTGCATCGGCTGGGCTATGCCCACAGCGTGGAAGCGTGGCAGGGGGATGAGTTGGTCGGCGGGCTGTACGGCGTGTCCTTGGGGGCGATTTTCTTCGGAGAATCCATGTTCTACAGCGTGCCGGATGCCTCGAAGGCGGCCTTCGCCGTATTCGTGGAGCAGTTGCGCAAGTGGCGGTTCACTCTCATCGATTGCCAACAGACCACCAAGCATCTCCTGCGCTTCGGCGCGCGGGAGTTGCAGCGGTTCCGCTTTCTGGCCAAGCTTCGCGAGGGCATGGACGTGCCTACCCGCGAAGGGGCGTGGCATTTCGACGGCCGGGAGTGA
- the ligA gene encoding NAD-dependent DNA ligase LigA: MVSQSVVERVAFLREKIEHHNHCYYVLDAPEISDQEFDELFRELAALEAEHPELDDPNSPTKRVGGDPAEGFTPYEHALHLYSLDNAMDLDAWYAFAERVAKGVGRSDAAYWADPKMDGLALEVIYEGGRFVRAATRGDGLVGEDVTANMRTVMNLPLTLRGDNIPDLIEVRGEVVMANKDFAALNARQAEKGEKVFANPRNAAAGTIRQLDPKVAASRPLRFMAYGVGRVERSGAGGDWATQQELMEGLRALGFAIPSQVKLCRSAKEVGEYFQELMGIRDTLPFEIDGMVAKVNDREMQEALGYTSRAPRWALALKFPAHQTKTRLNAIRIQVGRTGVLTPVAELEPVELAGVVVSNATLHNKGYIEERDFRIGDTVLIQRAGDVIPQVLSVDLDARPEHAEPFVFPMVCPVCESKAVEDGERVVCTNPACPAKTVQRLIHFVSKAGMDMEGVGKSWVRKLAEDGVLNSPADLFTLKKTDLLRYEGMGDKSAENFIAAIEKARETAPLWRLVAGLGIRHIGEQAARTLAARFKSLDDLFEANIEDLTGLDGIGEKMAESVLDFRVDPANRRMIEQFRELGVRPQGGEGTSAAPSEGRPLAGKVFIFTGTLPVKRDEAQAMVEALGGVSVKSISKKVDYVVAGEKAGSKVAKAEAMGLEVIDFDAFQALLGGKTVKKPKSLLDF; encoded by the coding sequence ATGGTTTCCCAAAGCGTTGTCGAGCGCGTGGCATTCCTGCGCGAAAAAATCGAGCATCACAACCACTGCTACTACGTCCTGGACGCCCCCGAGATATCGGACCAGGAATTCGACGAATTGTTCCGCGAACTGGCCGCGCTGGAGGCGGAGCATCCGGAACTTGACGATCCCAATTCGCCCACCAAGCGCGTGGGCGGCGATCCCGCCGAGGGCTTCACTCCCTATGAGCACGCCCTGCACCTCTATTCTCTGGACAACGCCATGGACCTGGACGCCTGGTACGCCTTTGCCGAGCGCGTGGCCAAAGGCGTGGGCCGGTCCGATGCGGCTTATTGGGCCGATCCCAAGATGGACGGCCTGGCCCTGGAAGTCATTTACGAGGGCGGGCGGTTCGTGCGCGCCGCCACCCGCGGCGACGGCCTGGTGGGCGAGGACGTGACCGCCAATATGCGCACGGTCATGAACCTGCCCCTGACTCTGCGCGGCGACAACATCCCCGATCTTATCGAGGTGCGCGGCGAGGTCGTCATGGCCAACAAGGATTTCGCCGCCCTCAACGCGCGTCAGGCGGAGAAGGGCGAGAAAGTTTTCGCCAATCCCCGCAATGCGGCCGCCGGGACCATCCGCCAGCTCGACCCCAAGGTCGCCGCATCCCGGCCGTTGCGCTTCATGGCCTACGGCGTGGGCCGGGTTGAGCGGAGCGGAGCCGGAGGGGACTGGGCCACCCAGCAGGAGCTCATGGAAGGACTGCGCGCCCTCGGTTTCGCCATTCCCTCACAGGTCAAGCTCTGCCGGTCCGCCAAAGAGGTGGGTGAATATTTTCAGGAGTTGATGGGAATTCGGGATACGCTTCCTTTCGAGATCGACGGCATGGTCGCCAAGGTCAACGACCGCGAGATGCAGGAGGCGCTCGGCTACACTTCCCGCGCGCCGCGTTGGGCGTTGGCGCTCAAATTCCCGGCCCATCAGACCAAGACCCGGCTCAACGCCATCCGCATTCAGGTGGGGCGCACCGGCGTGCTTACCCCGGTGGCCGAGCTTGAGCCCGTCGAGCTGGCCGGAGTCGTGGTTTCCAACGCCACCCTGCACAACAAGGGGTACATTGAGGAGCGTGATTTCCGCATAGGCGATACGGTCCTCATCCAGCGGGCGGGCGACGTCATCCCCCAGGTCCTGTCCGTGGACCTGGACGCGCGGCCGGAACACGCCGAACCTTTTGTTTTCCCCATGGTCTGTCCCGTCTGCGAAAGCAAGGCCGTGGAGGACGGGGAGCGGGTGGTCTGCACCAATCCGGCCTGTCCGGCCAAGACAGTGCAGCGGCTCATACATTTCGTGTCCAAGGCGGGCATGGATATGGAGGGCGTGGGCAAGTCCTGGGTCCGCAAGCTGGCCGAGGACGGCGTCCTGAACAGCCCTGCGGACCTCTTCACCCTGAAGAAAACCGACTTGCTCAGATACGAAGGCATGGGCGACAAGTCGGCCGAGAATTTTATTGCCGCCATTGAGAAGGCCCGGGAGACGGCTCCGCTGTGGCGTCTCGTCGCCGGGCTGGGCATCCGCCATATCGGCGAGCAGGCCGCCCGAACCCTGGCCGCCCGGTTCAAGAGCCTCGACGATTTGTTCGAGGCCAATATCGAGGACCTCACCGGACTGGACGGCATCGGCGAGAAAATGGCCGAGTCCGTACTGGATTTCCGGGTTGATCCGGCCAATCGTCGGATGATCGAGCAGTTCCGCGAACTGGGCGTCCGGCCCCAAGGCGGGGAGGGGACTTCCGCCGCGCCGTCGGAAGGGCGGCCCCTGGCCGGAAAGGTGTTCATCTTCACCGGCACCCTGCCCGTGAAGCGTGATGAGGCTCAGGCCATGGTCGAGGCCCTGGGCGGGGTTTCGGTCAAGTCCATCTCCAAGAAGGTGGATTATGTGGTGGCGGGCGAAAAGGCCGGGTCCAAGGTCGCCAAGGCCGAGGCCATGGGGCTGGAAGTCATTGACTTCGACGCCTTTCAGGCATTACTCGGTGGCAAGACCGTAAAAAAGCCGAAGTCCCTTCTGGACTTCTAG
- the cls gene encoding cardiolipin synthase, with protein MEASFLLGLASLFYTLLEITGIVTAIIAVRETRTPQGAVAWAISLITFPIISLPLYWIFGRSKFHGYVDAMRSGRAEFQRHIGTRHHVPSLPPLAERKRPHSPDTVFETLAESPFLDGNDVELLVNGPDTFEALFQGIEGAQSYVLLQFYIVHDDALGKRLGELLIRKARQGVRILFLYDELGSYKTPFAYWEAMQAAGIKAFPFHTTRGAGNRFQLNFRNHRKIVVVDGHTAYVGGHNVGVEYLGGKDNGYGGWRDTHARISGPAVLPIQVCFGKDWYWATSEVPDIDLTMPFRRGEARVLALPTGPVDALENCSLMFIQAIDSAKDRFWIASPYFVPDSSVMKSLQMAAMRGVDVRIMLPRKPDHILVHLAAYACLKELALPGIRVFRYDDGFLHQKVFLADDTLSAVGTANLDNRSFRLNFELTMLVRDPVFAKSVEAMFLQDFNHCTETGPNEYDKKDLVRQTVIRFARLLSPIL; from the coding sequence ATGGAAGCATCTTTTCTGTTGGGCTTGGCCAGCCTTTTCTACACCCTTCTGGAGATAACGGGCATCGTCACGGCCATCATAGCCGTGCGCGAGACCCGCACTCCGCAGGGCGCCGTCGCCTGGGCCATCAGCCTTATCACGTTCCCGATCATCTCCCTGCCCCTCTACTGGATCTTCGGCCGATCCAAATTCCACGGCTATGTGGACGCCATGCGTTCCGGCCGAGCGGAATTCCAGCGGCACATCGGCACCCGCCACCATGTGCCTTCCCTCCCTCCTCTTGCCGAGCGCAAACGCCCCCATTCTCCGGACACGGTTTTCGAGACCCTGGCCGAATCACCCTTTCTCGACGGCAACGACGTTGAACTTCTGGTCAACGGCCCTGACACCTTCGAGGCCCTGTTCCAGGGGATTGAAGGAGCGCAAAGCTATGTCCTCCTCCAGTTCTACATCGTCCACGACGACGCCCTGGGCAAGCGGCTTGGGGAGCTGCTCATCCGCAAGGCCCGGCAGGGAGTCCGCATTCTCTTCCTCTACGACGAACTGGGCAGCTACAAGACCCCGTTCGCCTACTGGGAAGCCATGCAGGCCGCCGGAATCAAGGCCTTCCCCTTTCACACCACGCGCGGAGCGGGCAACAGGTTTCAGCTCAACTTCCGCAACCACCGCAAGATCGTGGTGGTCGACGGCCATACCGCCTATGTCGGGGGGCACAACGTGGGTGTCGAATACCTCGGCGGCAAGGACAACGGCTACGGCGGCTGGCGCGACACCCATGCCCGGATTTCCGGTCCGGCCGTGCTCCCTATCCAGGTCTGTTTCGGCAAGGACTGGTACTGGGCCACCAGCGAAGTGCCGGACATCGATCTGACCATGCCCTTCCGTCGGGGGGAGGCGCGGGTACTGGCCCTTCCCACCGGCCCGGTGGACGCCCTGGAGAACTGCTCCCTCATGTTCATCCAGGCCATCGATTCGGCCAAGGACCGTTTCTGGATCGCCAGTCCCTACTTCGTCCCCGACAGCTCGGTCATGAAGTCCCTGCAGATGGCCGCCATGCGGGGCGTGGACGTGCGCATCATGCTCCCCAGAAAGCCGGACCACATCCTGGTTCATCTCGCCGCCTACGCCTGTCTGAAGGAATTGGCCCTGCCCGGCATCCGCGTCTTCCGCTATGACGACGGCTTCCTGCACCAGAAGGTTTTTTTGGCCGACGACACCCTGTCGGCCGTGGGCACAGCGAACCTCGACAACAGGTCCTTCCGCCTCAACTTCGAACTCACCATGCTTGTCAGGGACCCCGTCTTCGCCAAGAGCGTTGAAGCCATGTTTCTCCAAGACTTCAACCATTGCACCGAAACCGGCCCCAACGAATACGACAAAAAGGACCTCGTCCGCCAAACCGTCATCCGCTTCGCCCGCCTTCTGTCGCCTATTCTGTAG
- the dapB gene encoding 4-hydroxy-tetrahydrodipicolinate reductase, with protein sequence MTVDVVILGAKGRMGNTLINMALADEELNLVGACERKGNTDGLAYENCEVSDNLEDLLPKVPGAVIVDFTAPEASVEMSKIAARHGNPAVVGTTGLTPEQQAELAEAARTVPLFWAPNMSVGINVLLKVLPQLVQALGEDYDMEMVETHHRMKKDSPSGTALKLAQCLAEARGWDYDEVKKHCRDGIIGARPKKEIGVQTLRGGDVVGDHTMYFFGPGERIEITHRAHSRETFASGALRAAKWLARQKPGKLYAMADIF encoded by the coding sequence ATGACAGTCGATGTCGTCATCCTGGGGGCCAAGGGCCGCATGGGCAATACCCTCATCAACATGGCCCTCGCCGACGAGGAACTGAACCTGGTTGGCGCGTGCGAGCGCAAGGGCAATACGGACGGGCTGGCTTACGAGAACTGCGAAGTCTCGGACAACCTGGAAGACCTCCTGCCCAAGGTGCCGGGCGCGGTGATCGTCGATTTCACGGCTCCCGAGGCATCGGTGGAGATGTCCAAGATCGCCGCCAGGCACGGTAATCCCGCCGTAGTCGGAACCACCGGGCTGACCCCGGAGCAGCAGGCCGAGCTGGCCGAGGCCGCCCGCACGGTTCCGCTTTTCTGGGCCCCGAACATGTCCGTGGGCATCAACGTCCTGCTCAAGGTCCTTCCTCAACTCGTCCAGGCCCTGGGCGAGGATTACGACATGGAGATGGTCGAGACGCACCACAGGATGAAAAAGGATTCTCCGAGCGGCACAGCTCTGAAGCTGGCCCAATGCCTGGCCGAGGCGCGCGGTTGGGATTACGACGAGGTCAAGAAGCACTGCCGCGACGGCATCATCGGCGCTCGTCCCAAAAAGGAGATCGGCGTTCAGACCCTGCGCGGCGGCGACGTGGTCGGCGACCACACCATGTACTTCTTCGGCCCCGGCGAGCGTATTGAAATCACTCACCGTGCCCACTCGCGCGAAACCTTCGCCTCCGGAGCGCTGCGCGCTGCCAAGTGGCTGGCCCGGCAGAAGCCCGGCAAGCTCTACGCCATGGCCGATATCTTCTAG
- a CDS encoding potassium channel family protein, with protein sequence MLRLRARLGSFWSILLGVVYLCMIFVLGISFYMIYEHWDLASSFYMVVITLSTVGFMEVNQLSPEGRVFTAFLIMLGVGGFVYIAGAFAQVLIDGRLQILWGKHRMMKMISKLRNHFIVCGHGRIGSIVVQEIMADGHDVVVIENDPALIDKMEQDGILCIEGDATSDAVLMSAGLPYAKSLISAVTSEAANVYVTLTARQLNPSITIVARAGDKSHISRLELAGADRVVMPHFIGGLRMAQNVLRPTVTNFIELAVRGGIDLQMEELPVSPESELVGKDLIESKIRANFNLIIIAIKKESGEMVFNPGPKEVIRANDTLLAVGKKTNLAELLEIL encoded by the coding sequence ATGTTGCGTCTGCGCGCCCGGCTCGGCTCCTTCTGGAGCATCCTGCTCGGCGTGGTTTATCTCTGCATGATTTTCGTGCTCGGCATCAGTTTCTACATGATCTACGAGCACTGGGACCTGGCCAGCTCCTTTTACATGGTGGTCATCACCCTCTCCACCGTGGGTTTCATGGAGGTCAACCAGCTTTCTCCGGAAGGGCGCGTTTTCACGGCCTTCCTGATTATGCTCGGCGTGGGCGGGTTCGTGTATATCGCGGGCGCGTTCGCCCAGGTGCTCATAGACGGGCGACTGCAAATATTGTGGGGTAAGCACAGAATGATGAAGATGATCAGCAAGTTGAGGAACCATTTCATCGTTTGCGGCCATGGCCGCATCGGCAGTATCGTGGTTCAGGAGATCATGGCCGACGGCCACGACGTGGTGGTTATCGAGAACGACCCTGCCCTCATCGACAAGATGGAGCAGGACGGCATCCTGTGCATCGAAGGCGACGCCACCAGCGATGCCGTGCTCATGAGCGCGGGGCTGCCCTACGCCAAGTCCCTTATTTCCGCCGTGACCAGCGAGGCCGCCAACGTCTACGTCACCCTGACGGCGCGGCAGCTCAATCCGTCCATTACCATCGTGGCCCGGGCCGGGGACAAGTCGCATATCTCCCGGTTGGAGCTTGCGGGAGCGGACCGCGTGGTCATGCCGCATTTCATCGGCGGGTTGCGCATGGCCCAGAATGTCCTGCGTCCCACCGTGACCAACTTCATCGAGCTGGCCGTTCGCGGCGGTATCGATCTGCAAATGGAGGAGCTGCCCGTATCGCCCGAGTCCGAGCTGGTCGGGAAGGACCTCATCGAATCCAAGATCAGGGCCAACTTCAATCTCATCATTATTGCCATCAAGAAGGAATCCGGGGAGATGGTCTTCAACCCTGGCCCCAAGGAGGTCATCAGGGCGAACGATACCCTGCTGGCCGTGGGGAAGAAGACCAACCTGGCTGAACTTCTCGAAATTTTGTAA
- the clpA gene encoding ATP-dependent Clp protease ATP-binding subunit ClpA yields the protein MTMLSKELESALTAAVNEVKRRNHEFLTLEHLLYAISIEEQGEEILEACGAEMDRLRDQLGRFFVENMETLPEGTESEVIQTLGVRRVLQRAVWQKKASGKNTVEVGDVLAAMFDEEDSYAVYFLRTHDVSRLDILEFISHGMSMHDDWNDMGDDPMSKPDGLDGRPGEKKSPLKEFTVNLTDRAAQGLIDPLIGRSAELERTIQVLSRRRKNNPIFVGDPGVGKTAMAEGLALMIVEGRVPKEFINAEVYSLDMGSLLAGTKYRGDFEARLKGVLGELKQNRDAILFVDEIHTIVGAGSVSGGSMDASNILKPLLQSGEIRCIGSTTFEEYKNHFEKDRALSRRFQKIEINEPTVEETVAILKGLQSHYEEFHGVNYTHFALKAAAELSERHITDRYLPDKAIDVMDEVGALYKLSGRPRKGDRIKVADVEKVVARMARIPARRLTMSDRERLRSLESDLKSVVFGQDEAVAALAKSIKRSRAGMRQMGRPVGSFLLTGPTGVGKTELARQLAQVLGIGFLRFDMSEYMEKHAVARLIGAPPGYVGFDQGGLLTEGVRKKPHCVVLFDEIEKAHPDVFNILLQVMDYATLTDNNGRKADFRHVILLMTSNAGAREMSKGAIGFKRDEDSDRRGEAMKALEQLFSPEFRNRLDSIVTFRSLEQPVMEQIVDKFIKELNDQLQDRRVVIALTPAARARLAELGHDSSMGARPMGRVIQTEIKDVIADELLFGSLVKGGVVTVDVAGKGKKSKKLPLVGESGEFMFSFDAVGVKQ from the coding sequence ATGACGATGCTGAGCAAGGAATTGGAAAGTGCGTTGACCGCCGCCGTCAACGAAGTGAAGCGAAGGAACCACGAGTTCCTGACGCTCGAACATCTCTTGTACGCCATATCCATCGAAGAGCAGGGCGAGGAGATCCTCGAAGCCTGCGGCGCTGAGATGGACCGGCTCAGGGATCAGCTCGGACGATTTTTCGTTGAGAATATGGAAACCCTGCCCGAAGGCACCGAGTCCGAGGTCATTCAGACCTTGGGCGTGCGCCGCGTGCTTCAGCGCGCCGTGTGGCAGAAAAAGGCTTCGGGCAAGAACACCGTCGAGGTGGGCGACGTCCTGGCCGCCATGTTCGACGAGGAGGATTCCTACGCCGTCTACTTCCTGCGCACCCACGACGTGTCCCGGCTCGATATCCTGGAGTTCATCTCCCACGGCATGTCCATGCACGACGACTGGAACGATATGGGCGATGATCCGATGTCCAAGCCCGATGGGCTGGACGGCCGCCCGGGAGAGAAGAAAAGCCCGCTCAAGGAGTTCACGGTCAATCTGACCGATAGGGCCGCCCAGGGGCTCATCGATCCGCTCATCGGCCGAAGCGCGGAGTTGGAGCGGACCATTCAGGTTCTTTCCCGCCGCCGCAAGAACAATCCCATTTTCGTGGGCGATCCCGGCGTGGGCAAGACCGCCATGGCCGAGGGGCTGGCCCTGATGATCGTGGAGGGCCGGGTTCCCAAGGAATTCATCAACGCCGAGGTCTACAGCCTGGACATGGGCTCTCTTTTGGCGGGCACCAAGTATCGGGGCGACTTCGAGGCACGGCTCAAGGGCGTTCTGGGCGAACTGAAGCAGAACCGCGACGCGATCCTGTTCGTGGATGAAATTCACACCATCGTGGGCGCAGGCTCGGTCTCCGGCGGTTCCATGGACGCCTCCAACATCCTCAAGCCCCTGTTGCAGTCCGGCGAGATCCGCTGCATCGGTTCGACCACCTTCGAGGAATACAAGAATCATTTCGAGAAGGACCGCGCCCTGTCGCGCCGGTTCCAGAAGATCGAGATAAACGAACCCACCGTGGAGGAGACCGTCGCCATCCTCAAGGGATTGCAGTCCCACTACGAGGAATTCCACGGCGTCAACTATACCCATTTCGCCCTCAAGGCGGCGGCTGAGCTTTCCGAACGGCACATTACGGACCGCTACCTGCCTGACAAAGCTATCGACGTCATGGACGAAGTCGGCGCGCTGTACAAGCTCTCCGGCCGTCCCCGCAAGGGCGACCGCATCAAGGTGGCGGACGTGGAGAAGGTCGTGGCCCGCATGGCGCGTATCCCCGCCCGGCGGCTGACCATGTCCGACCGCGAACGGCTTCGGAGCCTGGAAAGCGACCTCAAGTCCGTGGTTTTCGGCCAGGATGAGGCCGTGGCGGCCCTGGCCAAGTCCATCAAGCGTTCCCGTGCGGGCATGCGTCAGATGGGACGCCCGGTGGGCAGTTTCCTGCTGACCGGCCCGACAGGCGTGGGCAAGACCGAGTTGGCCCGGCAACTGGCCCAGGTGCTCGGCATCGGCTTCCTGCGTTTCGACATGTCCGAGTACATGGAAAAGCACGCCGTGGCGCGGCTTATCGGCGCGCCTCCGGGCTACGTCGGTTTCGACCAGGGGGGGCTGTTGACCGAGGGGGTGCGCAAGAAGCCGCACTGCGTGGTTCTGTTCGACGAGATCGAAAAGGCCCATCCCGACGTCTTCAACATTTTGCTTCAGGTCATGGATTACGCCACCCTGACCGACAACAACGGGCGCAAGGCGGACTTCCGTCACGTCATCCTGCTGATGACTTCGAACGCCGGCGCGCGTGAAATGTCCAAGGGCGCCATAGGCTTCAAGCGGGACGAGGATTCGGACCGCCGTGGAGAGGCCATGAAGGCGCTGGAACAGCTCTTCAGCCCGGAGTTCCGTAATCGCCTGGACTCCATAGTGACTTTTCGGTCCCTGGAGCAGCCGGTCATGGAGCAGATCGTGGACAAATTCATCAAGGAGCTCAACGATCAGTTGCAGGACCGCCGCGTGGTGATCGCCCTGACCCCGGCGGCCCGGGCGCGGCTCGCCGAGCTCGGCCACGACTCCTCCATGGGCGCGCGTCCCATGGGCCGGGTCATCCAGACCGAAATCAAGGACGTCATCGCGGACGAACTGCTCTTCGGCTCTTTGGTCAAGGGCGGCGTCGTTACCGTGGATGTGGCCGGAAAGGGCAAGAAATCCAAAAAGCTGCCTCTGGTCGGCGAATCCGGGGAGTTTATGTTCTCCTTTGACGCCGTCGGGGTGAAGCAATAG